A genomic stretch from Erigeron canadensis isolate Cc75 chromosome 9, C_canadensis_v1, whole genome shotgun sequence includes:
- the LOC122584032 gene encoding ethylene-responsive transcription factor ERF024 — protein sequence MSKNDAASSSRSRHIKYKGVRQRRSGGKWVSEIREPKSPNRIWLGTFSTPEMAAVAYDVAALALKGGDAEVNFPDSISSYPVPASLNPRDIQAAAAGAAAAAGAAMDAYLAGIDHGGGGVVTAEPPLIGGAGAFVDEDLIFDMPNVLANMAQGMLLSPPRPDPIHDENTAENAMDVHYLWN from the coding sequence ATGTCGAAAAATGATGCAGCTAGTTCTTCTCGAAGTAGACACATCAAATATAAGGGGGTGAGGCAGAGAAGAAGTGGCGGAAAATGGGTTTCAGAAATCCGAGAGCCCAAATCTCCTAACCGTATTTGGCTtggtacattctccacccccgAAATGGCAGCGGTGGCTTACGATGTTGCAGCATTGGCGCTCAAGGGTGGTGATGCAGAGGTCAATTTCCCCGATTCAATTTCTTCATATCCTGTACCGGCTTCTCTTAATCCACGTGACATCCAAGCTGCCGCGGCTGGTGCAGCAGCAGCAGCCGGGGCAGCAATGGATGCCTACCTGGCCGGTATTGACCATGGCGGTGGTGGTGTGGTTACAGCTGAACCGCCGTTGATTGGAGGGGCCGGTGCATTTGTGGACGAAGATTTGATATTTGATATGCCTAATGTGCTTGCAAATATGGCTCAAGGAATGCTTCTTAGCCCACCACGGCCTGATCCTATTCACGACGAGAATACAGCTGAAAACGCGATGGACGTCCACTACTTGTGGAATTAA